In Takifugu rubripes chromosome 22, fTakRub1.2, whole genome shotgun sequence, the genomic window CCAACAACTTGTGAATCGTCGTCGTTCCATCCAACATGAGTGACAGACGCGTTACCACCCCGACTGGACTGTACTGACTGCTGGTGAGGaacgggtgggggtgggggggtaccctgggggtgggggggtaccctgtttctcctctgttaTCATACAGGTGTTAGAGTCTTGGTTTGCCGTGCGCTCTCTTTACTGTCCATGTATTCCTCTCTGGGATGGTGCGGAGGCTTGCAGCTAAATGTCATGTGGCCTCCGGGCGCCCCCCCTCCCGGACCAAACCGCCCTTTGTGTCCATCCCGATCGCTCGCTCGGCGGCAGCAACCCCACCCTGCCCTGGGAAAGAAGGGGGCCGTTGCCACAGAAACCTGAGAGTACTGTCAAGAGAGGAAATGGTGCAGAGAAACAACCGGaatcccccgcccccccaaaaaaaagtcCATCATGGAAGGATCCGTCGCCCCCTCATGTACACCCGactgtcccctcttctctccaatgctcgctctctctctctctcctacacATCCTAAATCTCTCCATATACTTATATAGTCATCTATTTACATTCTCATTTAAAATATCTGCTTATAAACGTGTATATAAATTAAAAGATAATTTTCTTCTTGTTCTTTCTCTATAAGTGGCATTTACAAGGAAAAAGGGTGCATGGGACTGAGGTTTCTCATTGCATCACAAGAGCCTACATGGAGGCAGCACCAAACACTGTCTAACTCTGTGGGTCTGGTTCTAGATGGGTTGTGGAGGTCAACCTGCTCCGTGCAACAGCAGAGAGAATGACTCGTGATCTTGGTCCCAAAGGTGATGGTCGGTACGAGTGCGTGACCTGTGTGAGCGAGCTTACTGTGCTGAAGTGGAGAAACTAAAAAAGAGGTTAGAATTAGAGTCTGAAATGATGGGGGGTTTTACCGCGGAGCGACAGGGTTCGTACATTCGCTGTTGGGCTGTGGATGGTGCACTGGTGCTTATCAATGAGGTACATTCATAAATGGTTTAGTGATCCTCAGAGGATCTGGTGGCCAACTGGGCCTGCGTTCCGCCCATTGACTTGTTTGTTAATGCTACAGTGTGCAGAGGACCATGAGCGTGTGCGGTCTGTAGTGTAAGGTGCTTCTGCCTGCTGGGAACGTGGAGGACTACTTTGGGATCATGGGAGATGTAGTATTTAACATCCTGGATTGTCTCTTTAATTGCTGGTTGCTGAGCTTTGacatctctctcctgctctgtctCTCCTCGCGCTTCCCTACCGCTTGGTATAATCTCCCTCCGTCGCCACCGCCCCGCCCGCGCCCTAGCTGTTGGTGGAGTCCGGCAGAGACATCTCGCTGCCGAACACTTCCCGGTAGAGCGGCGGGAAGCTGTAGGCGGTTTCCGGGTGGACCAGGCGGAAAAACTCCAGCTTATCGATGTGGAGGTTGCAAATGGACTTCATTGTGGGGAGCTTGGACACCATCTGTAGGAGCGAGAGAAGCAGAGAGGTGAGTTTATGAACGCCAAGCTCTGTGCACGTACatcgggatgggggggggtcgctCTCCGCTTCACCTTGTCCAGTTTCTCATCAGAGACGCTCTTGTGTAGGCTGTGCTGCAGCGCCAGGTAGACCTTCTCCTGGAGTTTCTGAACTTTCTGGCCTTCTTTTAGCCACGGCCGGTCTACAGATGAGATGATGGAACATTAGCTAGTTACTCCAGGGGTTTGCACGCCGTTTGATGATGTCCAACACATCTTTTCAGAGCGATTCTATCTGCATACGTGATAAACAGTGTGCGTGTGGGAAATCACCAGGGGACAGAAGGACGGCGGCGCTGAACAGAGCCACCTCTTCATCAGTGAGCTGCAGACGACAGAGACCTTTTCCCAGGTCGAACACGGCGCTGACCAGGTCATCGCACCCTGCAAAGGCGCGGGAGGTTAATGACACGTCAGAAATCACCCGGAGGATCGCTAGCGCGCTCCCATGATCCTGTTGCTCATTAGAACCCAACTGATCCTCACCGAGCGCCTTGAAGAACTGGGCCGGGGCGAACTTCCCGTTGAAGAAAATGGTGCCGTTGTTGACGTTGAAAACTCTGCACATGCGGATTAGCAGGACCTCCAGGCATCCTGCAGTGGTGggccacagacagaagcagagacatggagagatggacaaagaagaggaagcaggaggtcGGGACGAGGGGGGGCGGTGGGACACACAGAGGACGGGGGCCAAGATACTCCAGCACGCATAACACAAGATAGAGAAAGTAAATAATTTTGACCCAGATCTGCACACAGCTCATACATACACGGCTACGTGAGTGCATGGAACTCCTGCGTGGCGTTTTGTGCGACCAGATTTTGTGTAATGCTCTGTTTCCTTGGCAGGACAGACAGGAGTACGTCAGACAGGCACCGACCTGCTTTCAGCAGAATGATCTGGTCGTTCTGACACAGGTCCATGAAGCCGGCGATGCGTTTGGCGAACTCCACCACGTACTGGATGGCGTTGGTGATGTGGTGCGCGCACTGCTGCCACATCCACTCGGCCGACTGCGGAAACGACACGGAAAAAGGAGCTCGGTGAGACCCGGCTCGGCAACGGCTGGCCGGCGCCTGCCCGTTTCCCAGCGTTGGCCACACACCTTGTTCTGGTACACGCGCGTCTCCTCGGCTGAATACTGCACCCAGGTGAATCTCTTCATGTCTTCGGCGCTGTACTGGCACGTCTCTAGGTGAGACTTTACAATGCTCTGAGTGATGTGCTCTGAAAAGACATAGAATCGAacattatttattgtttattcaCAATAGGCTTGAATCAATGAACTGAGGGATCATCGTGGTTGTAAATAGTCACCGAGGTCTGTGATCGAGCAGTCGTCTGGCAGATTGTCCAGCATCTTGTGTGCGTTAACCAGCAGTGGATGTGTTGtcgagtgtgtgtgcagcagctggatcCCGTTGCCGTCGGCCCCGTCCAGCACGGTTTGCTGCGGGGAGTTCTGATTGGACagggacgaggaagaggaggaagcggaCGACGAATTGGAGGTGTTTCCGGTGctggcccctcccccgcccagcagctccaggctgcAGTACTCGCTGGCCTCCTCAGGGGTCAGGGGCAGGTCGAACAGGTCCGGCAAGGCCGCGATATCATCCAGGTCGctgagggtggagctggagccacCGGTGCTGTACGATCGGCTCAGACCTTCCTCCGCGtcctcctcgccgccgccgccgccgttgtCCTTGGGTAAGGACAGAGCGGTGGAGCCCCCGCCCCCCGTTCCCGCACACTCCTGGGACTTTTGGTGTTTCTGGACCTCGGCGTAGAGGCTGTCGCGCTGTTTCTTGGACATGCGACCAAACTTGaccgctgcagcaggaaaacagatGTCGATACATGAAAATTACGGGTGAAATCGACGACGAGGACGAAGGTTTAGAGAGAGAGCTCAGGACTGGGGAGGCCAGAGCGGCGCCGTTTCTAAATCGCACACATCTGACAAGCTCCTTAAACGCCTGCTGGATCTTTCTGTCCCGCATAGATAACACCCGTGTTCCCCTGCGCTCTGGTGGACATTATAGTTGAGGGCTTCAAATTCCCCTGGTAtcagatttaaaataaatgagatgAACAGACTAGGATTCACTAGTACGCCTCCATCTGCACGGGCTGAACCCAAAGTCcttatattttaaatgaaaactataaaaaaaactccaatCCTACTCCGACCTCCTATTCCTTCCTTAATCGGTGTGTTTCACAGCTAACGCCGTTATATAAAATGTGCACAGTGCCTCCTTTGTGCCCGCTCACCGTCTCTGCTCATGCCCAACGCCAGGCACTTCTGCAGGCGGCAGTGCTGGCAGCGGTTGCGGTTAGTCCGGTCGATCAGACAGTTCCTCTGCCGGGAACAAGAATACATGGCGTTGTTCTGCTGACTGCGGCGGAAGAAGCCCTAAACAAACAGAAACGCCATCAGCTGCTTGCACATTGGCGGCTGAACTGAAACACAAGGTTTGCAGGAAGGAGACATCGGATTCGTTTGggtgtttcctcctcaccttgCAGCCTTCGCAGGTGATGACTCCATAGTGGATTCCTGAGGACTTGTCCCCGCAGATCTTACAGGGGATGACCTCGATCTGAGCTGCAGGGACAGAGAAGGAACATCGATCAAAGgggttaaaaatgaaaagtcccCGAATAGCACAAAAGAGAATCTTTGACATGCAAAGAGGCCATAAACACTGGTGGATTGTTCCGCACACAGACCAGCACGGACGCCCGGGTCTTGCACTAATTCGGCTCGAAGAGTGTGAAAATCTGTAGATTGAAAACAAAATGCTGCCTGTTTTCTGTATGAACAGATACAATCTGCGGCCATTTGATGTTTTACTGCTCTTATCTGGctggatggattttttttctttttatgccGTCCAGAAAAAAACTCAAGCCCTTGTCTCTTTGATCCCGGCTTCTTCTGTCGTCATCGGGCCAGTAAATCTGTAATCCATTTACAGTGATTCTTTAGAGGAATGTGCACTTATTTTCCTTTCACTGCGTGCAACTTATTACCATTAAATTACATGAACTGCAGCATTGTGCGCATGAACCCGTCGCCTGTGTGAGCGTCCTATCAAAATGAGATACGTTACTCCCAGAAGGCTCTTCTCTGCTGATACCAGAGGCAGCTGCGAGGCCTTTTGGCCTCTTGATTCATTTCACCTCTGTCCTCGCTGGCGTCCTCCCGCACCTTCTCGAGTTTCAGTTTAGTCTGAGTGTAATCTAGGAGTTCCATATCTGAAGGGAGTTGTGCACAGCTTTACGATTCGCCTGACTGTAAACCTGTTTATGATTAATATGAAAACAGTCCGTCAGTGgcattttattgtgtgtttgaggcGATCATTAACACGTTTTGGACACCAAAACAAAGACATCCAGTACTTTGGACCGACGCGCGTCGGTCATTAATACAGGCACTTCTTTTAAGGGCCTTGttggaagacagagagaagacgAACTGTCCTGCATGTGACCCCCATGAAGGACCAGCAAACAAAACAGGGAATCACAGGACATTCCCACACGCACAAAGGCGCCTTACTTCTCGATCGAGGCTGAAAAAACAACCGCGTCGTCCTACAGCTGTGCCGACTCTACGGCTTCAGCTCAATTTACAAAAATCCCTCCTGCGCCACTAATGAGAAGAGTGCACGGAAAACCACGGCGGCCTGTTATGCGATTGGGGAAGAATTGCTGCAGTGTTAACTGGAAAACACAACTTTCCACTCCttcacccccttttttaatGACAAAGTCAGCTGCCTCTGAAACAGTTGACTAAAATACTCCGAGTGATCATGGCAGCTGGAGGCATGcagcggaaaaaaaaaaagagagagaaaaaaagatttccctCCCTGTTTTTTTCTCAGGTtgccctccacccctccctcccggTGCAGTTATATAACTCCTGTCTGTGAGCATTCCTCACAACACTCATTCAGCAGGCTCACTCTAGCAACACCGATCTcccgcccctcctcctgctccagcgcTCCCATTGGCTGGTGGGCGTCCGCCGCccggctgtgattggctgagcctCCTGTCGCTCTGGTGCAGCAGCCTGTCAGCCCATGTGGATGGTCTGTCCTACTGACACACTTTCCCActgcagggggagacagagaaggaAGGCCTGCGCGTTCCCGACTCTCCACAGACCCGTTTTTAAGGTGGAGCTGAGAAACGCTCAAT contains:
- the LOC101076680 gene encoding nuclear receptor ROR-beta-like, with the protein product MRAQIEVIPCKICGDKSSGIHYGVITCEGCKGFFRRSQQNNAMYSCSRQRNCLIDRTNRNRCQHCRLQKCLALGMSRDAVKFGRMSKKQRDSLYAEVQKHQKSQECAGTGGGGSTALSLPKDNGGGGGEEDAEEGLSRSYSTGGSSSTLSDLDDIAALPDLFDLPLTPEEASEYCSLELLGGGGASTGNTSNSSSASSSSSSLSNQNSPQQTVLDGADGNGIQLLHTHSTTHPLLVNAHKMLDNLPDDCSITDLEHITQSIVKSHLETCQYSAEDMKRFTWVQYSAEETRVYQNKSAEWMWQQCAHHITNAIQYVVEFAKRIAGFMDLCQNDQIILLKAGCLEVLLIRMCRVFNVNNGTIFFNGKFAPAQFFKALGCDDLVSAVFDLGKGLCRLQLTDEEVALFSAAVLLSPDRPWLKEGQKVQKLQEKVYLALQHSLHKSVSDEKLDKMVSKLPTMKSICNLHIDKLEFFRLVHPETAYSFPPLYREVFGSEMSLPDSTNS